A stretch of Campylobacter gracilis DNA encodes these proteins:
- the glmU gene encoding bifunctional UDP-N-acetylglucosamine diphosphorylase/glucosamine-1-phosphate N-acetyltransferase GlmU — translation MNDVSVIVLAAGLGTRMKSQKAKVLFELCGEPMIIHILKKAYEISNDVSVILHYQFDEVKSAVLAHFPNAKIYKQDHEHFPGTAGGLKEVEIRGGKTLIICGDMPLVKSAELRKLCEGDAEVNLSVFSARDPFGYGRVITRGGEILKIVEQKDASEEEKAVKDANAGCYCFKSEALKQILPQIKPDNAQKEYYLTDAIKIAKDMGLKCAAVWVDEQSFMGINDKFALSIAENLMQNEIKENLMKQGVLMRLPQSIYIDSRAKFIGECELQENVSIVGPCVIESSLIKSGCVIEDSVVKNSDIGPMAHLRPKCEVIGTHIGNFVELKNAKVNKIKAGHLSYLGDCEIDEGSNIGCGTITCNYDGKKKYKTIIGKNVFIGSDTQLVAPVQVADDVIIAAGTTVTSDVPSGALAISRSKQINKDGFFHKFFRSEDE, via the coding sequence ATGAACGACGTTTCGGTTATAGTTCTTGCCGCAGGACTCGGCACTCGGATGAAGTCGCAAAAAGCTAAAGTTCTTTTCGAGCTTTGCGGCGAGCCGATGATAATCCACATCCTAAAGAAAGCTTACGAAATTTCAAACGATGTGAGCGTGATTTTACACTATCAATTCGACGAGGTTAAAAGCGCGGTTCTAGCGCACTTTCCAAACGCTAAAATCTACAAACAAGACCACGAGCATTTCCCCGGCACTGCGGGCGGACTAAAAGAGGTCGAAATCCGCGGAGGCAAAACGCTCATAATCTGCGGCGATATGCCTTTGGTAAAAAGCGCTGAGCTTCGCAAACTCTGCGAGGGAGACGCGGAAGTAAATCTAAGCGTTTTTAGCGCGCGCGATCCGTTCGGATACGGCCGCGTAATTACCCGCGGCGGCGAAATTTTAAAGATCGTCGAGCAAAAGGACGCAAGCGAGGAAGAAAAGGCGGTAAAAGACGCAAACGCCGGCTGCTACTGCTTCAAAAGCGAGGCATTGAAACAAATTCTCCCGCAGATCAAACCCGATAACGCGCAAAAAGAATACTACCTCACAGACGCGATCAAAATCGCCAAAGATATGGGCTTAAAATGCGCCGCCGTGTGGGTGGACGAGCAAAGCTTCATGGGCATAAACGATAAGTTCGCCCTCAGCATCGCCGAAAATTTAATGCAAAACGAGATCAAAGAAAATTTGATGAAGCAAGGCGTTTTGATGCGCCTACCGCAAAGCATCTACATCGACAGCAGGGCGAAATTTATCGGCGAATGCGAGCTGCAAGAAAACGTAAGTATCGTCGGTCCTTGCGTGATCGAAAGCTCGCTCATCAAAAGCGGCTGCGTCATCGAAGATAGCGTCGTAAAAAACTCCGACATCGGCCCGATGGCACATCTGCGCCCAAAATGCGAAGTTATAGGCACTCATATCGGAAATTTCGTCGAGCTTAAAAACGCGAAAGTAAACAAGATCAAGGCGGGGCATTTAAGTTATCTCGGAGATTGCGAGATCGATGAGGGCAGCAATATCGGCTGCGGCACGATTACGTGCAACTACGACGGCAAGAAAAAATACAAAACGATAATCGGCAAAAACGTCTTCATCGGCTCGGACACGCAGCTAGTAGCGCCCGTGCAGGTAGCCGACGACGTTATAATCGCCGCGGGCACGACGGTTACGAGCGACGTTCCGAGCGGAGCTCTAGCGATCAGCCGAAGCAAACAAATCAACAAAGATGGGTTTTTCCATAAATTTTTTAGGAGCGAAGATGAGTAA
- the coaBC gene encoding bifunctional phosphopantothenoylcysteine decarboxylase/phosphopantothenate--cysteine ligase CoaBC, whose product MSKKKVLLAVCGSISFYKAFEILSALKKSNFDVYVALSDGVQEFVSYKAFEALCDHPVLCKANENWQAGINHIAYSKVDLVLIAPATANTINKLAWGVCDNVFLEVLNAAFAHAKVVIAPAANPALLENNITKNCIDMLKASVNAYFVDPIEKTLACGDTGKGGLASTEAIMQTLKRALYNDKFWEDKTVIITGGATIEKIDSVRGITNFSSGKTSKAIADALFYLGADVTLISSNEYENLPYKLVKFESTIGLKSALDSTKFPDGAYLIMAAAVSDYSPKVRYKDKVKKAEIGEIWNLRLGENEDLLSSVRGNIKKVGFKLETDRENAVGEAKRMLNEKHLDAVCLNVLDDIIKLGGDVLKVTFITKEAQVVIDTAPKDEVALKIAAQLKKI is encoded by the coding sequence ATGAGTAAGAAAAAGGTTTTACTGGCGGTTTGCGGGAGTATCAGTTTTTACAAAGCGTTTGAAATTTTATCCGCTCTGAAAAAGTCGAATTTCGACGTCTATGTCGCGCTTAGCGACGGCGTGCAGGAGTTTGTCAGCTACAAAGCATTCGAGGCGCTGTGCGATCACCCCGTGCTTTGCAAAGCCAACGAAAACTGGCAGGCTGGCATCAACCACATCGCTTATTCCAAGGTGGATTTAGTTTTGATAGCGCCTGCGACAGCAAATACGATAAACAAGCTCGCTTGGGGCGTCTGCGACAACGTATTTTTAGAGGTGCTAAACGCGGCTTTTGCCCACGCTAAGGTGGTTATCGCGCCGGCTGCAAACCCCGCGTTACTTGAAAACAATATCACAAAAAACTGCATCGATATGCTAAAAGCGAGCGTCAATGCGTATTTCGTCGATCCGATAGAAAAAACCCTAGCTTGCGGCGATACCGGCAAGGGCGGGCTAGCGAGCACCGAGGCGATCATGCAGACGCTAAAGCGCGCGCTTTATAACGATAAATTTTGGGAGGATAAAACCGTCATCATCACCGGAGGCGCGACGATCGAAAAGATCGACAGCGTGCGCGGTATTACGAATTTTTCTAGCGGCAAAACCTCCAAAGCGATTGCCGACGCGCTGTTTTATCTGGGCGCGGACGTGACGCTGATCTCTAGCAACGAGTATGAAAATTTACCGTACAAGCTCGTTAAATTTGAAAGCACCATCGGGCTAAAATCGGCGCTTGACAGCACAAAATTCCCCGACGGCGCATATTTGATAATGGCCGCTGCGGTAAGCGATTACTCGCCGAAGGTTCGATACAAAGATAAGGTGAAAAAAGCGGAGATCGGCGAAATTTGGAATTTGCGCTTGGGCGAAAACGAGGATCTTTTAAGCTCCGTGCGCGGAAATATTAAAAAAGTGGGCTTTAAACTCGAAACCGACCGCGAAAACGCCGTCGGCGAGGCCAAACGCATGCTTAATGAAAAGCATCTCGACGCCGTCTGCTTAAACGTGCTGGACGACATCATCAAGCTCGGCGGCGACGTACTTAAGGTCACCTTCATCACCAAAGAGGCTCAGGTCGTAATCGACACCGCGCCGAAGGACGAAGTCGCCCTAAAAATCGCGGCTCAGCTGAAAAAAATCTGA
- the uppS gene encoding polyprenyl diphosphate synthase has translation MNSLNHLALVMDGNGRWAKKRGLLRTGGHEAGAEVVEQICEFCIDEGIANLTLYAFSTENWKRPKSEVEFLMKLLQKFLISRREKFIQNGIKFHPIGDISAFSGDLRSEIEYLSNLTQNGRALNFNLAINYGSRDEIVRACERLLASGERLSEAGIGAHLDTAHSGDVDLLVRTGGEQRLSNFLLWQASYAELAFTPTLWPDFTREELARIVSDFRRKQRRFGGL, from the coding sequence GTGAATAGCCTAAATCATCTAGCCCTTGTGATGGACGGCAACGGGCGCTGGGCGAAAAAGCGCGGTCTGCTGCGCACCGGCGGGCACGAAGCGGGCGCGGAGGTCGTGGAGCAGATCTGCGAGTTTTGCATCGACGAAGGCATCGCAAACCTCACGCTCTACGCCTTTAGCACCGAAAATTGGAAGCGCCCGAAAAGCGAAGTGGAATTTTTGATGAAGTTGCTGCAAAAATTCCTAATTTCACGCCGCGAAAAATTTATCCAAAACGGGATAAAATTCCATCCGATCGGCGACATATCGGCTTTTAGCGGCGATCTGCGAAGCGAGATCGAATATCTTTCAAATTTAACTCAAAACGGACGAGCGCTAAATTTTAACTTAGCGATCAACTACGGCTCGCGCGACGAGATCGTGCGAGCGTGCGAGCGGCTGCTTGCAAGCGGCGAGCGACTAAGCGAAGCGGGCATCGGCGCGCATCTGGATACAGCGCACAGCGGCGACGTGGATCTGCTGGTGCGTACGGGTGGCGAGCAGCGGCTGTCGAATTTCTTGCTCTGGCAGGCAAGCTACGCCGAGCTTGCATTTACGCCGACGCTGTGGCCTGATTTCACGCGCGAGGAGCTTGCGCGCATAGTGAGTGATTTCCGCCGCAAACAGCGCCGCTTCGGCGGTCTTTAA
- a CDS encoding prepilin peptidase: MDLNIVYGVIFAVFGTCVGSFCNVLIYRLPRGQSVNFPASHCPKCSHALKFYHNIPLLSWLFLGGKCAFCKTKISIRYPIVELLGGALALAAYFGEPDLAKAAVLGLCFILLMALSAIDFEYKAVPESLLYVVTALSLAYTLMYDFDLSGVGAAAGYAAIFFVLRFIVTFVLKREAMGSADIFIAGVMGAILGWKLGGISIYIGAILTLPAYLIAHRKGYELPFVPFLSMGLLLTFIFRDQILRLLDVIYG, translated from the coding sequence ATGGATTTAAATATCGTTTACGGCGTGATTTTTGCGGTATTCGGCACCTGCGTAGGCTCGTTTTGCAACGTCCTGATCTACCGCTTGCCGCGCGGACAGAGCGTAAATTTCCCCGCTTCGCACTGCCCCAAATGCTCTCACGCTCTGAAATTTTACCACAACATCCCGCTGCTTTCGTGGCTCTTTTTGGGCGGCAAATGTGCCTTTTGCAAAACCAAAATTTCGATCCGCTACCCGATAGTTGAGCTTTTAGGCGGCGCGCTTGCGCTTGCGGCGTATTTCGGCGAGCCCGATCTTGCAAAAGCCGCAGTGCTCGGGCTTTGCTTTATCTTGCTTATGGCGCTTTCGGCGATCGATTTTGAATATAAAGCCGTACCTGAGAGCCTTCTTTATGTAGTTACGGCGCTTTCGCTTGCTTATACGCTGATGTATGATTTTGATCTTAGCGGCGTGGGCGCGGCGGCAGGATACGCGGCGATATTTTTCGTGCTGCGCTTCATCGTCACCTTCGTGCTAAAGCGCGAAGCGATGGGAAGCGCGGATATTTTTATCGCGGGCGTTATGGGGGCGATTTTGGGCTGGAAGCTGGGCGGCATCTCGATCTACATCGGCGCGATTTTGACGCTGCCTGCGTATCTTATCGCGCATAGAAAGGGCTACGAGCTGCCTTTCGTGCCGTTTTTATCGATGGGGCTACTTCTTACTTTTATTTTTAGAGATCAAATTTTAAGGCTCTTGGACGTCATTTATGGATAG
- a CDS encoding LptF/LptG family permease: protein MDRVQRYLFSNFVGSFASLFSTLFIIMSIVFFLQIARITSFIEINFSELVKLYLFMLPRILIFTVPIAFFVALSISLFRLSKENETIVIFTIGYATRKIVLFFGISAALCSLALLFVSLFMMPIAENLKDNFIDYKKISATLNIKSNEFGQKFSDWLVFIDSQENNGTSTLYKDLVLYNPGGSQDHERMIVARSGEFKNENASFSAMLHDGKIYTMGGDQWHVSEFESLTLRTQSDRNIRGGGGVIGYWSEMGGSEKRRKEFSIYTLVSLFPLASFLFALSLGIVTYRYEKGFVYAGIFGVLFSYFALIMLLSKHPSIALPVTFGVTLIASLLYYRIKIAPRY, encoded by the coding sequence ATGGATAGGGTGCAGCGCTATTTATTTAGCAACTTCGTCGGTTCCTTCGCGTCGCTTTTCAGCACGCTTTTTATCATAATGTCGATCGTCTTTTTCCTTCAGATCGCGCGCATTACGTCGTTTATCGAGATAAATTTTTCAGAACTAGTCAAGCTCTATCTTTTCATGCTGCCGCGCATCCTCATATTTACGGTGCCGATCGCGTTTTTTGTAGCGCTTAGCATCTCGCTTTTTAGGCTATCTAAAGAGAACGAAACCATCGTCATCTTCACCATCGGCTACGCCACGCGCAAGATCGTGCTGTTTTTTGGCATAAGCGCCGCGCTGTGCTCATTGGCGCTACTTTTTGTCTCGCTTTTTATGATGCCGATAGCTGAAAATTTAAAGGACAATTTCATCGATTACAAAAAGATTAGCGCGACGCTAAATATCAAATCCAACGAATTCGGGCAGAAATTCTCCGACTGGCTCGTTTTTATCGATTCGCAGGAAAACAACGGCACAAGCACCCTGTATAAGGATCTGGTGCTGTATAATCCAGGTGGCTCGCAGGATCACGAGCGGATGATCGTAGCGCGCAGCGGCGAGTTTAAAAACGAAAACGCGAGCTTTTCCGCGATGCTGCACGACGGCAAAATTTACACGATGGGCGGCGATCAGTGGCACGTAAGCGAGTTTGAAAGCCTAACTCTGCGCACGCAAAGCGACCGCAATATCCGCGGCGGAGGCGGCGTGATCGGATACTGGAGCGAGATGGGCGGCAGCGAAAAGCGCAGGAAAGAATTTAGCATCTACACCCTCGTCTCGCTCTTTCCGCTGGCGAGCTTTCTGTTTGCGCTAAGCCTCGGCATCGTAACCTATCGCTACGAAAAGGGCTTTGTTTACGCGGGGATCTTCGGCGTGCTTTTTAGCTACTTCGCGCTGATCATGCTGCTCTCCAAACATCCGAGCATCGCGCTTCCAGTGACATTTGGCGTTACGCTTATCGCATCGCTGCTTTACTACAGGATCAAAATTGCCCCGAGGTACTGA
- the truA gene encoding tRNA pseudouridine(38-40) synthase TruA, which translates to MYSYDGSKFSGSQSQPHGRGVEDVLRTALGRVGIFAPLISSSRTDKGVHALRQVSCVECTVHWELPRLKELINRHCAPYIFVQHISPVPRDFHPRYDAVARSYRYVLNHERPSPFLSDFCVFYPRVDLAALNAALANFIGEHDFREFMKSGSDIKSPVRKLYVARAYSFRNLTLINFKANGFLRAQVRLMVANALKSVQSGRKISFSRALSRIPFPPNGLYLSSVSY; encoded by the coding sequence ATCTATTCCTACGACGGCTCGAAATTTAGCGGCTCGCAGTCTCAGCCTCACGGGCGCGGCGTCGAGGACGTGCTGCGCACGGCTTTGGGGCGAGTGGGGATCTTTGCGCCGCTCATCAGCAGCTCGCGCACCGATAAAGGGGTACATGCGCTGCGCCAGGTAAGCTGCGTCGAATGCACCGTGCATTGGGAGCTGCCGCGCCTAAAAGAGCTCATCAATCGCCACTGCGCGCCCTATATTTTTGTGCAACACATCAGCCCGGTGCCGCGCGATTTTCATCCGCGTTACGACGCCGTGGCGCGCTCCTATCGCTACGTTTTAAACCATGAACGCCCCAGCCCCTTTCTTAGCGATTTTTGCGTGTTTTATCCGCGCGTAGATCTTGCCGCGCTCAATGCTGCGCTTGCAAATTTCATCGGCGAGCACGATTTTAGAGAGTTTATGAAAAGCGGCAGCGACATAAAAAGCCCCGTGCGCAAACTCTACGTCGCGCGCGCCTACTCTTTTAGAAATTTAACCTTGATAAATTTTAAAGCCAATGGATTTTTGCGAGCACAGGTGCGGCTTATGGTCGCAAACGCCCTAAAATCCGTGCAAAGCGGGCGCAAGATCAGCTTCTCGCGAGCGCTTAGCAGAATCCCCTTTCCGCCGAACGGGCTGTATCTTAGCAGCGTGAGTTATTAA
- a CDS encoding TAXI family TRAP transporter solute-binding subunit: MKKFSVALAGLALLASVSGAKEFINIGTGGMTGTYYPVGGAICRLVNMDKNMKCSVQSTGGSTYNVNNVLKKELNFGFVQSDVVYDKYNGTGKFQGAADKNLRSVISIYPELLAFVVSKESGIKAYGDAAGKKINIGNPGSGNELTSTIVFENYDFDLKKLAQHGVLTAQECPMALKDKKIDGYFYVVGHPTANITDAATSLPIDLVGIDDEHIKKILEKYPYFAKGVIPAKMYDGVDHDTQTIGVKAVLVTDASQSDEAVRAVVKAILDNFDEYKKLHPALNLVSKESLLEGLSAPLHPAAEAVYKEAGLLK; the protein is encoded by the coding sequence ATGAAAAAATTTTCTGTTGCTTTGGCCGGTTTGGCCTTACTAGCTAGCGTTTCAGGCGCTAAGGAGTTCATCAATATCGGCACCGGCGGTATGACCGGCACCTATTATCCGGTAGGCGGCGCGATTTGCCGCTTGGTAAATATGGATAAAAATATGAAATGCTCCGTGCAATCGACGGGCGGCTCGACGTATAACGTCAATAACGTGCTTAAAAAAGAGCTAAATTTCGGCTTCGTTCAAAGCGATGTCGTCTATGATAAATACAACGGTACGGGCAAATTTCAAGGCGCGGCGGATAAAAATTTACGCTCCGTAATTTCGATCTATCCGGAGCTTTTGGCTTTCGTCGTCTCTAAAGAGAGCGGCATCAAAGCCTACGGCGACGCTGCGGGCAAAAAGATCAATATCGGAAACCCAGGCAGCGGCAACGAGCTAACCAGCACGATAGTTTTTGAAAACTACGACTTCGATCTCAAAAAGCTCGCCCAACACGGCGTTTTAACCGCGCAAGAATGCCCTATGGCGCTAAAAGATAAGAAAATCGATGGATACTTCTACGTCGTAGGACATCCAACCGCAAATATCACCGATGCGGCGACTTCGCTTCCTATCGACTTAGTCGGCATCGATGATGAGCATATCAAAAAAATTCTAGAAAAATATCCGTATTTTGCCAAAGGCGTGATCCCTGCAAAAATGTATGACGGCGTAGATCACGATACGCAGACTATCGGCGTAAAGGCTGTGCTCGTAACCGACGCTAGCCAAAGCGACGAGGCGGTTAGAGCGGTAGTTAAGGCAATACTTGATAATTTCGACGAGTATAAAAAGCTACATCCTGCGCTAAATTTAGTGAGCAAAGAATCTCTTTTAGAGGGACTTAGCGCGCCGCTTCATCCTGCGGCAGAGGCGGTGTATAAAGAAGCCGGGTTGTTGAAATAG
- a CDS encoding TRAP transporter permease, with product MEKSTQNDEQVLEVKSREFTSKKLFWLVTLVCFAWSVFQLYIAYFTLNTNIARSIHLAFAIFIIFSLFPFRPRSKAHFYIPFYDYILLIVGVAAILYPAIEFNGLAQRPGNYLSRDIVAAFIGIFILFEAGRRMMGPALGIIAFTFLLYCYFGPYMPDIIAHRGASFELLAGHMFLTTEGVFGVPVGVSTSFIYLFVLFGALLERAGAGQYFINVAFAILGRFCGGPAKASVIASGLTGMVSGSSTANVVTVGTFTIPLMKKAGLTATKAGAIEVAAGVNGQLMPPIMGAAAFIIAEFLGMSYTNVMIAAVIPAFVCYAGLFFIVHLESCKLGLHGSRDYAKVSKLKIIFSGIHYIIPILVLLFTLLILKESAISAAFNSICVLFLIMIVQEPAKKTIFGEKVGKSDFIVGFVDIFWAMVGAAKNMVTVAVATALAGIIIGSISLTGLGQVLSELVEAVAGNSIVLILLMTAIMSLILGMGLPTTANYIVVSSLIAPVILILAGKNGFLIPAIAVHLFVFYFGILADDTPPVGIAAYAAAGIAKANPVTVGLQGFVYDLRTAVLPFAFFFNNKLLLIQSIGDPMDSKSIVWISDPLQIVLIFATAIVGMFAFSSSLQGWFVTKCNPLERLLLLLVTPLMLVPNICTKFIEFIPSEYASYGIGAAIYALIFTKQWLLRPKDSGDTHAENSAPAA from the coding sequence ATGGAGAAATCTACTCAAAACGACGAGCAGGTTTTAGAGGTAAAAAGTAGAGAATTTACCTCTAAAAAGCTCTTCTGGCTCGTGACGCTGGTCTGCTTCGCGTGGTCGGTCTTTCAGCTTTACATCGCGTATTTTACGCTAAATACGAATATTGCGCGCTCGATCCACTTAGCATTCGCCATTTTTATAATTTTTTCGCTTTTTCCGTTTCGCCCGCGCTCTAAGGCGCATTTTTATATCCCGTTTTACGATTATATTTTATTAATCGTCGGAGTCGCCGCAATCTTGTATCCTGCGATAGAATTTAACGGGCTAGCGCAGCGCCCGGGAAATTATCTAAGCAGAGATATCGTAGCAGCCTTTATCGGAATTTTCATACTCTTTGAAGCAGGTCGTCGTATGATGGGACCAGCGCTTGGCATTATCGCTTTTACCTTTCTTCTGTATTGTTACTTCGGCCCCTATATGCCAGATATCATTGCGCACCGCGGCGCAAGCTTTGAACTGCTTGCAGGGCATATGTTTTTAACGACAGAGGGCGTATTCGGCGTACCGGTAGGGGTCAGCACCAGCTTCATCTATCTGTTCGTGCTATTCGGCGCGCTTTTGGAGCGAGCCGGAGCGGGGCAGTATTTTATAAACGTAGCGTTTGCGATTTTAGGTCGCTTCTGCGGAGGACCCGCCAAGGCTAGCGTAATTGCCAGCGGACTAACCGGAATGGTAAGCGGCAGCTCGACCGCAAACGTCGTGACAGTGGGCACTTTTACGATCCCGCTAATGAAAAAGGCAGGGCTTACCGCCACTAAGGCGGGCGCTATCGAGGTCGCCGCCGGCGTAAACGGACAGCTCATGCCGCCTATTATGGGCGCTGCGGCGTTTATCATCGCAGAGTTTTTAGGTATGAGCTACACCAACGTAATGATCGCGGCGGTGATCCCCGCTTTCGTCTGCTATGCGGGGTTATTTTTTATCGTGCATCTTGAAAGCTGCAAGTTGGGGCTTCATGGCAGCCGCGATTACGCCAAGGTTTCAAAGCTAAAAATTATATTTAGCGGCATTCATTACATAATCCCGATTTTGGTGCTTCTTTTCACTCTATTAATTCTGAAAGAAAGCGCGATATCTGCGGCGTTTAACTCGATCTGCGTGCTATTTTTAATAATGATCGTACAAGAGCCCGCCAAGAAAACGATATTTGGCGAAAAGGTTGGCAAGTCCGATTTTATCGTCGGCTTTGTCGATATCTTTTGGGCTATGGTGGGTGCTGCCAAAAATATGGTCACGGTAGCCGTTGCCACCGCGCTAGCGGGCATCATCATCGGCTCGATCTCGCTTACCGGGCTGGGACAGGTTCTTTCAGAGCTCGTAGAAGCAGTCGCAGGAAACAGCATAGTGCTGATACTTCTGATGACTGCGATAATGAGCCTGATTTTGGGCATGGGGCTTCCTACGACGGCGAATTATATCGTCGTTTCAAGCTTAATCGCGCCAGTGATTTTGATACTAGCGGGCAAAAACGGTTTTTTGATCCCTGCGATCGCAGTGCATCTTTTCGTATTTTATTTCGGAATTTTAGCCGATGATACCCCGCCTGTGGGTATTGCCGCATATGCTGCGGCGGGTATCGCAAAGGCAAATCCGGTGACCGTGGGACTTCAGGGCTTCGTGTATGATCTACGTACCGCGGTGCTTCCGTTTGCGTTTTTCTTCAACAATAAGCTGCTTTTGATCCAAAGCATCGGCGATCCGATGGATTCAAAGAGCATCGTTTGGATCAGCGATCCATTGCAAATCGTGCTGATTTTTGCCACGGCGATCGTGGGCATGTTTGCCTTCAGCTCCTCGCTACAAGGCTGGTTTGTAACAAAATGCAATCCACTAGAGCGCCTACTATTGCTGCTAGTAACGCCGCTAATGCTGGTGCCTAATATCTGCACGAAATTCATAGAATTTATCCCTAGCGAATACGCAAGTTATGGCATCGGCGCTGCGATCTACGCGCTGATCTTTACAAAACAGTGGCTTTTAAGACCTAAAGACTCTGGCGATACGCACGCCGAAAATAGCGCGCCTGCGGCGTAA